One Carassius gibelio isolate Cgi1373 ecotype wild population from Czech Republic chromosome B18, carGib1.2-hapl.c, whole genome shotgun sequence DNA segment encodes these proteins:
- the LOC127976917 gene encoding structural maintenance of chromosomes protein 5-like, producing MEADQEQECSTTADWLCGLWDLHADDFPLIRKWWCLILMENFAIERKHAAVDVQEPPKAQEDTETGDMEPQMVKDLRTAVGWLRDNCHSFRGSVQEPSYLDLKKEDQEEALLKLDRAERKDDLELAKKPFMFQFQFQQDMEVFLFECHDERHLRINSMFMEF from the exons ATGGAAGCTGATCAAGAACAAG aaTGTTCCACAACAGCTGACTGGCTCTGTGGACTGTGGGATCTTCATGCTGATG ATTTTCCTCTTATTCGAAAATGGTGGTGCCTTATTCTCATGGAGAATTTTGCCATTGAAAG GAAACATGCTGCCGTTGATGTGCAGGAGCCACCTAAAGCACAAGAAGACACCGAAACCGGCGACATG GAACCACAGATGGTCAAAGACCTCAGGACCGCAGTTGGATGGCTGCGGGACAACTGCCACTCCTTCAGAGGTTCTGTGCAAGAGCCGTCATATCTGGACCTAAAGAAGGAAGACCAGGAAGAGGCCCTTCTTAAACTTGATCGGGCGGAAAGAAAAGATGATCTGGAACTGGCCAAAAAGCCTTTCATGTTTCAGTTCCAGTTTCAACAGGACATGGAAGTTTTTCTTTTCGAATGTCACGACGAAAGGCACCTCAGAATAAACTCCATGTTTATGgagttttaa
- the ctxn2 gene encoding cortexin-2, which yields MCSIHYNHSLTAMSGSDIMAYSLSLEQKTAFAFVGMLLVFLGLLIVRCFRILLDPYSSMPSSSWGDGVEGLEKGTFEYALT from the coding sequence ATGTGTAGCATTCACTATAACCACAGCCTGACTGCCATGAGCGGGAGTGACATCATGGCCTATTCTCTGAGTCTGGAGCAGAAGACGGCGTTTGCCTTCGTTGGTATGTTGCTGGTTTTTCTCGGCCTGTTGATCGTCAGGTGTTTCCGGATCCTTCTGGACCCTTACAGTAGCATGCCATCCTCCAGCTGGGGCGACGGAGTGGAAGGCCTGGAAAAAGGGACATTTGAATATGCTCTTACCTGA